The proteins below come from a single Melospiza georgiana isolate bMelGeo1 chromosome 4, bMelGeo1.pri, whole genome shotgun sequence genomic window:
- the DNAJB9 gene encoding dnaJ homolog subfamily B member 9, giving the protein MATTQSVFTFALCILMITELILATESYYDILGVPKNASDRQIKKAFHKLAMKYHPDKNKSPGAEAKFREIAEAYETLSDENKRREYDQLGRHGGRGSSGSPFHQSFNFNFDDLFKDFDLFSQNSRSKKHFENHFRGHREAHNRQRRSFQEFSFGGGLFDDVFENMEKMFSFSDFENAHRHAVRTDARFHGSSKHCRTVTQRRGNMVTTYTDCSGQ; this is encoded by the exons ATGGCCACTACACAATCTGTCTTCACATTTGCTCTCTGCATTTTAATGATAACGGAGTTAATTCTGGCTACAGAGAGCTATTATGATATCTTAGGAGTTCCAAAAAACGCATCTGACCGCCAGATTAAGAAGGCATTTCACAAGCTGGCTATGAAATACCACCCTGACAAAAATAAGAGTCCTGGAGCAGAAGCGAAATTTAGAGAAATTGCTGAAG CATACGAAACATTGTCAGATGAGAATAAACGAAGAGAATATGATCAGCTGGGTCGTCACGGAGGAAGAGGAAGTAGTGGAAGTCCATTCCATCAGTCATTTAATTTCAACTTTGACGATCTCTTCAAAGACTTTGACCTGTTTAGTCAAAACTCGCGGTCAAAAAAGCACTTTGAAAATCACTTCCGAGGCCATCGGGAGGCTCATAACCGGCAAAGACGTTCTTTCCAAGAGTTTTCTTTTGGAGGTGGACTGTTTGATGATGTGTTTGAAAATAtggagaaaatgttttccttcagtGACTTTGAAAATGCACACAGACATGCGGTGCGAACTGATGCCAGGTTTCATGGATCCAGCAAGCACTGCAGGACTGTCACTCAGAGACGAGGAAACATGGTTACCACATACACCGACTGCTCTGGACAATAA